In the bacterium genome, one interval contains:
- a CDS encoding long-chain fatty acid--CoA ligase: protein MNPGHIAYLVDRNARKYPTKTALCNQKKRVDYLQLRSMVLSLTGAFASLGITCGDRVATLLFNGVELVVAYLALFRLGAVLVPLNTRLAEPEWRYMLEDSGAVALLSEEAFAPCLEPLRESLQGPREVICIGAGGKNIRAWEELASFPAMEEPPQEPHLEQDLYILYTSGTTGRPKGAVITHMNFLWNAVNGQVSGGFSGSDVVYYGLPLFHGAAMGGCFATLLLGGTVVLRPRFDPMELLGLIQEEKITRVPAVPPMLTALMEIPNLEKWDLSSLRTFNTGATIIPQALKERLLERFPWVDVVDSYGLTEATSYCTTLPGKDFLRKNACVGKPHAYVEVRVVDEKDQDVPVGEVGEILVRGPNVMRGYWNRPYETAEALKGGWLHTGDLGKLDNEGYLYIVDRKKDMIISGGENIYPREVEEVLSLHPGVQEASVVGFPDPRWGEKVVAYIVGAKTCTPSSEELQIHCRKWLAGYKCPKEYFFVNELPRTPTGKVLKRALREGQNPSQGQKNKV from the coding sequence ATGAATCCTGGACACATTGCTTACCTGGTGGATCGTAATGCCAGGAAGTATCCCACCAAGACGGCCTTGTGCAACCAGAAAAAAAGGGTGGACTATCTGCAACTGCGAAGCATGGTGCTGTCACTTACTGGGGCCTTTGCATCCCTGGGCATAACTTGTGGGGACAGGGTGGCCACATTGCTCTTCAATGGCGTGGAGCTGGTGGTAGCTTATTTGGCCTTGTTTAGATTGGGAGCTGTTTTGGTGCCCCTTAATACAAGACTGGCCGAGCCGGAATGGCGCTACATGTTGGAGGACAGCGGTGCTGTGGCGCTTCTGAGTGAAGAAGCATTCGCTCCTTGCTTGGAACCCCTCAGAGAAAGCTTACAGGGTCCTAGAGAGGTCATCTGTATCGGGGCTGGTGGAAAAAATATCAGGGCCTGGGAGGAACTGGCAAGCTTCCCGGCCATGGAAGAACCACCCCAAGAGCCCCATCTGGAACAAGACCTGTACATACTCTACACATCAGGTACAACCGGTCGCCCCAAGGGGGCTGTGATCACGCACATGAACTTCCTTTGGAACGCGGTAAATGGACAGGTCAGTGGCGGCTTTTCGGGCAGCGATGTGGTTTACTACGGGCTGCCTCTGTTTCACGGCGCAGCCATGGGAGGGTGTTTCGCAACCCTTCTTTTGGGTGGCACGGTGGTGCTGAGACCCAGATTTGACCCCATGGAGCTTCTTGGCTTGATCCAGGAGGAAAAGATCACCAGAGTCCCCGCAGTGCCTCCCATGCTCACGGCCCTCATGGAAATTCCCAACCTTGAGAAATGGGATCTGAGTTCCCTGAGGACCTTTAACACAGGTGCCACCATCATTCCCCAGGCGCTCAAGGAAAGACTCCTGGAGAGGTTCCCATGGGTCGACGTGGTGGATTCCTACGGCCTGACAGAGGCCACCTCATACTGCACCACCCTGCCTGGAAAAGATTTCCTGAGAAAGAACGCCTGTGTTGGTAAGCCTCACGCGTACGTGGAGGTAAGAGTCGTGGACGAAAAGGACCAGGATGTTCCTGTGGGTGAGGTGGGCGAAATACTGGTTCGTGGTCCCAATGTCATGCGCGGCTACTGGAATAGACCTTACGAGACCGCCGAGGCCTTAAAAGGAGGCTGGTTACACACAGGGGATCTGGGGAAGCTGGACAACGAGGGGTATCTCTACATAGTGGACAGGAAAAAGGACATGATCATCTCGGGAGGGGAAAACATTTATCCCAGGGAGGTGGAAGAGGTTCTGAGTCTCCATCCAGGAGTTCAAGAAGCTTCGGTGGTGGGGTTTCCTGATCCACGCTGGGGAGAGAAGGTGGTGGCCTACATCGTTGGGGCCAAGACATGCACTCCTTCTTCAGAAGAACTCCAAATCCATTGCAGGAAGTGGCTGGCCGGCTATAAATGCCCCAAAGAATATTTCTTCGTAAATGAGCTTCCCCGAACCCCCACCGGAAAAGTTCTAAAAAGAGCCCTAAGAGAAGGGCAAAACCCTTCTCAAGGACAAAAAAACAAGGTCTGA
- a CDS encoding acyl-CoA dehydrogenase family protein has translation MDLFLSEHHRMVRTSTRRFAEAELGPIAEDIDEQERFPMEVYQKAGELGLIGSVIPEKYGGGGADLLTNGIIKEEICRVSAGFGMSMNICTNNFCYFIAKYGTEAQKKRYIAPVISGKELGSWCLTEPEAGSDALAIRTTYVQEGEHFVINGSKTFITNAPIASYFVVVARKRGTKGSRGATLFILERGMKGLSTGPPLRKLGMRCSPTGQVFMDDVRVEQQQILGHEGRGFETMFETLDLERILGANTSIGIAQACLDASVRYAKERKQFGKYIGEFQLVRNMLAEMATSLEISRAFTYALFPLVEKGARVTKEASMAKYYASVMATRAALDAVQIFGGYGYMREYPVQRYLRDAKLVEIGGGTSEIQKMIIAKELLR, from the coding sequence ATGGATCTCTTCCTTTCAGAACACCACAGGATGGTGCGTACTTCCACCAGAAGATTTGCTGAGGCAGAACTGGGGCCCATAGCAGAAGACATAGACGAACAAGAGCGCTTTCCCATGGAAGTTTATCAAAAGGCCGGAGAACTGGGCCTCATAGGCTCGGTCATACCAGAGAAATACGGGGGTGGCGGGGCAGATCTGCTCACCAACGGAATAATAAAGGAGGAGATCTGCAGGGTCTCGGCTGGCTTCGGCATGTCCATGAACATTTGCACCAACAACTTCTGCTACTTCATAGCCAAGTACGGTACCGAGGCTCAGAAGAAAAGATACATTGCCCCTGTCATCTCAGGGAAAGAGCTGGGAAGTTGGTGCCTGACAGAGCCTGAGGCAGGCTCGGATGCACTGGCCATAAGAACCACTTATGTGCAGGAGGGAGAGCATTTTGTCATAAACGGTTCCAAGACCTTCATTACCAATGCTCCCATAGCCAGTTATTTTGTGGTAGTGGCCAGAAAAAGGGGTACAAAGGGAAGCCGCGGGGCTACCCTCTTCATATTGGAAAGGGGAATGAAAGGGCTGAGCACGGGTCCGCCCCTCAGGAAACTGGGCATGCGCTGTTCACCAACAGGCCAGGTATTCATGGATGATGTTAGGGTGGAGCAGCAACAGATCCTGGGACACGAGGGCAGAGGCTTTGAGACCATGTTCGAGACCCTGGATCTGGAGAGAATCCTGGGAGCCAATACCAGCATTGGCATAGCCCAAGCCTGCCTGGATGCTTCGGTGCGCTATGCCAAGGAAAGAAAGCAGTTCGGGAAGTACATAGGAGAGTTCCAGCTTGTCAGAAACATGCTGGCTGAGATGGCTACCTCCCTGGAGATTAGCCGTGCCTTTACCTATGCCCTGTTCCCTCTGGTGGAAAAGGGGGCCAGGGTCACCAAAGAGGCCTCCATGGCCAAGTACTATGCCTCTGTCATGGCCACCAGGGCGGCTCTGGATGCTGTGCAGATATTCGGGGGCTATGGGTACATGAGGGAGTACCCGGTGCAAAGGTACCTGAGGGATGCCAAGTTGGTGGAGATAGGCGGCGGAACCTCGGAAATTCAGAAGATGATCATCGCCAAGGAGCTTTTGAGATGA
- a CDS encoding AMP-binding protein gives MEMTLGSCFSRSARKYPHKCAVMDEGGKLSYQQLNRNVNRLANALGGLGLKKGMRVATLSLNCIQLMQLYLANLKLGVVTVPLDARATKDEILRQVLLTEPHGFFFHKALSEVAQAILEQCSGLKPVVSFGGDSALPALEMEKLLDHGSDQEPSDVVREKDDAFILFTGGTTGVPKGAVLTHKSLLWNIICVTTENHCPTPEDITFYPMQMYHSAALSRFLAFMYAGGTFIGSSSFDPEQYLAMVEREQTTFIVGNTAIWLKLLEVQRVRKYDTSSMKRWLHTHDALSPDLRKEIQELLFPQGQMYGSYALTEASPAVTVLKPWDEPCHWSSVGRPYMCTEVRIADPETDLPLETGMVGEIQVRGPTLMKGYFRNPKETRTTLRGGWLHTGDLGRYDEKGYLYVVDRLKDMIKSGGMNIYAREVEDVIVSHPKVKEAAVIGIPHERWGQTVRAIVVPKKGAEITQEEILAFCRNRLASYKKPTSVVFVEELPRGSFGGKVLKRVLRELHGKP, from the coding sequence ATGGAGATGACCCTTGGAAGCTGCTTTTCCAGGAGTGCCAGGAAATATCCACACAAGTGCGCGGTCATGGACGAGGGGGGCAAGCTCTCATACCAGCAATTGAACCGCAATGTGAACCGGTTGGCCAATGCCCTGGGGGGCTTGGGACTCAAAAAGGGCATGAGGGTTGCCACTTTGTCTCTGAACTGTATCCAGCTCATGCAGCTTTACCTGGCCAACCTGAAGCTGGGTGTGGTTACGGTCCCACTGGATGCCAGGGCCACCAAAGATGAGATCTTGCGGCAGGTGCTTTTGACAGAACCCCATGGCTTTTTTTTCCACAAGGCTCTTTCCGAGGTGGCACAGGCCATCCTGGAGCAATGCAGTGGGCTCAAGCCAGTGGTAAGTTTTGGCGGGGATAGCGCACTGCCGGCCTTGGAAATGGAAAAACTCTTGGACCATGGCTCTGATCAGGAGCCTTCAGATGTGGTCAGAGAAAAAGATGATGCCTTTATCCTCTTCACAGGAGGCACCACGGGTGTGCCCAAGGGAGCTGTTCTGACCCACAAGAGCCTGCTGTGGAACATCATATGTGTCACCACTGAAAACCACTGCCCCACCCCTGAAGACATAACCTTTTACCCCATGCAGATGTACCATTCGGCTGCTCTGAGCAGGTTTCTGGCCTTCATGTATGCAGGGGGGACCTTCATAGGAAGCAGCTCTTTTGATCCTGAGCAATATCTGGCCATGGTGGAAAGGGAACAAACCACCTTCATAGTGGGTAACACGGCCATATGGCTTAAGCTCCTGGAAGTCCAGCGAGTGCGGAAGTATGACACATCTTCCATGAAACGCTGGCTTCATACCCATGACGCCCTTAGCCCGGATCTTCGCAAGGAAATCCAGGAGCTGCTCTTTCCCCAAGGACAGATGTACGGCTCTTATGCTCTTACCGAAGCCTCCCCTGCAGTCACCGTGCTGAAGCCCTGGGATGAACCATGTCATTGGAGCAGCGTGGGCAGGCCTTACATGTGCACGGAGGTGCGCATAGCAGATCCTGAGACAGACCTGCCCTTGGAAACAGGCATGGTGGGGGAGATTCAGGTCAGGGGCCCAACCCTCATGAAGGGCTACTTCAGGAATCCCAAGGAAACCCGCACCACCCTGCGGGGAGGATGGCTACATACCGGTGATCTAGGCCGCTACGACGAAAAGGGCTATCTGTATGTGGTGGATAGGCTCAAGGACATGATAAAGAGCGGAGGCATGAACATATATGCCAGAGAGGTGGAGGATGTGATTGTCTCTCACCCCAAGGTCAAAGAGGCGGCTGTAATAGGCATTCCCCATGAACGTTGGGGCCAGACCGTAAGGGCAATAGTGGTGCCCAAAAAAGGGGCAGAAATTACCCAGGAGGAGATCTTGGCTTTTTGCAGGAACCGCCTGGCGTCTTACAAGAAACCCACCTCAGTGGTTTTTGTGGAAGAACTCCCCAGGGGTAGCTTTGGGGGAAAGGTTCTAAAAAGAGTGCTCAGAGAGCTGCACGGAAAACCTTGA
- a CDS encoding 3-keto-5-aminohexanoate cleavage protein, with translation MKRKVIVTVAPTGSVTTRQETPYLPITPEEVVEETVRSYNAGASVVHLHARDPNTGAPSPEVDIFRAYLEGIRARCPIITQITTGGGASTLGLGFEERLRPVKELRPDSASLNAGSMNFGRKLFPNPPEVMENFAKAMAELGIMPEFEIYDLSMVQNVEVWIRRPALVPPPYQNSFVMGVLGGIPPTIKNLIALVESLPPGDTWQVIGIGRHQFSLGTAGILLGGNIRVGFEDNIYMEKGVLAKSNAQLVEKAVRIIRELGFEVATVEEARKILPLKPGVSNPSP, from the coding sequence ATGAAAAGAAAGGTAATTGTCACCGTGGCCCCCACGGGCTCAGTCACCACCAGGCAGGAAACCCCATATCTTCCCATAACTCCTGAGGAAGTGGTGGAGGAAACCGTGCGCTCCTACAATGCAGGAGCTTCGGTGGTACATCTTCATGCCAGAGATCCCAACACAGGGGCGCCAAGCCCGGAGGTGGATATATTTCGAGCTTACCTAGAAGGCATAAGGGCTCGTTGTCCCATAATTACTCAAATAACCACAGGCGGGGGAGCTTCCACATTGGGCTTGGGTTTCGAGGAGAGGCTCAGGCCCGTGAAGGAATTGAGGCCTGATTCAGCTTCTCTGAACGCAGGTTCCATGAACTTCGGCCGAAAGCTGTTTCCCAACCCTCCGGAGGTGATGGAGAACTTCGCCAAGGCCATGGCGGAGCTGGGAATAATGCCAGAGTTCGAGATCTACGACCTCTCCATGGTTCAAAACGTGGAGGTCTGGATAAGGAGGCCAGCGCTTGTGCCCCCTCCTTATCAGAACAGCTTTGTGATGGGCGTCTTGGGCGGTATCCCACCGACAATCAAGAACCTCATCGCCTTGGTGGAATCCCTTCCCCCTGGTGACACTTGGCAAGTCATAGGCATAGGTCGCCACCAATTTAGCCTTGGCACAGCAGGTATCCTGCTGGGGGGGAACATCCGAGTCGGTTTCGAGGACAACATTTATATGGAAAAAGGGGTTTTGGCCAAAAGCAATGCCCAACTGGTGGAAAAGGCCGTCAGAATAATCCGGGAGCTGGGCTTTGAGGTGGCCACGGTGGAGGAGGCCAGAAAGATCCTTCCTTTGAAACCGGGAGTGTCAAACCCCAGCCCATGA
- a CDS encoding Zn-ribbon domain-containing OB-fold protein, which yields MEDTSVQVVPGRLYAPYHNWYGAVASRFFTHLRDNSSIFGNKCQRCQKVFAPPRSVCPDCFSKIEEWIQLPGTGTLAAYTVVHYLYSNNCQPRRPPYVLGIVRLDGADTGLCHFLDEVGLDQIRIGMRVQAVFSQERKGKILDIAYFKPMG from the coding sequence ATGGAGGACACCAGCGTCCAGGTGGTGCCCGGAAGGCTTTATGCGCCTTACCACAATTGGTACGGGGCAGTGGCCAGCCGTTTTTTCACACACTTGAGGGACAACTCCAGCATCTTTGGGAACAAATGCCAGAGGTGTCAAAAGGTTTTTGCACCACCAAGATCAGTATGCCCAGATTGTTTCAGCAAAATAGAGGAATGGATCCAACTCCCAGGCACCGGGACCTTGGCTGCGTACACCGTGGTCCATTACCTATATAGCAACAATTGCCAGCCCAGGCGGCCCCCCTATGTGTTGGGCATCGTGCGTTTGGACGGGGCAGACACGGGCTTGTGTCACTTCCTGGATGAGGTGGGGCTCGATCAGATCCGAATCGGGATGAGAGTCCAAGCTGTTTTCAGCCAGGAGAGAAAAGGAAAAATCTTGGACATCGCGTACTTCAAACCCATGGGTTGA
- a CDS encoding OB-fold domain-containing protein, whose product MKGPEEMLGQERTLEIRFRWSAGPYLGRFLGQLKEAGAIWVVRCPGCGRILMPPRIVCAVCYTEAPRFPQGWFALSGKGTLLDWERVIYPQMDPETGQLRPEPYIHGTFMLEEGVLFTHYLGPENLDESKLKEGLRVEAVFKEYEERVGKVTDIKYFQILEE is encoded by the coding sequence ATGAAGGGGCCAGAGGAGATGCTGGGGCAGGAAAGGACCCTGGAGATCAGATTCAGATGGTCTGCAGGACCATATCTGGGAAGATTTCTGGGACAACTGAAGGAAGCTGGTGCCATCTGGGTGGTCAGGTGCCCTGGTTGTGGGAGGATTCTGATGCCTCCCAGGATAGTGTGCGCCGTGTGCTACACAGAGGCCCCCCGATTCCCCCAGGGATGGTTTGCGCTTTCTGGTAAGGGAACCCTCCTGGATTGGGAGAGGGTCATATATCCACAGATGGACCCTGAAACAGGCCAGCTCAGGCCAGAGCCCTATATCCACGGCACCTTCATGCTGGAGGAAGGAGTTCTTTTTACACACTATCTCGGCCCCGAGAATCTGGATGAATCCAAACTCAAGGAGGGCCTGAGGGTTGAAGCAGTGTTCAAGGAATATGAAGAAAGGGTTGGGAAAGTAACCGATATCAAATACTTCCAAATCTTGGAGGAGTAA
- a CDS encoding thiolase family protein, producing the protein MKVGIVAVSQTPFGEQNSWRPQELTYLAVKEVLAQAGLEFRKGYEFIVTCSADHWDGKTLSDVEHGEVAGAHLGPGEVKVSMDGANAVVLGAIKILSGRARKVLVTACCKETQVLDPRVIENFGFDAPYQQPLGLDFIQAAALQASTYMHRYGLPREDLARVAVAERSAGLKNQRMAVKEALTLDQVMEASMLAFPITEQEMRPPCDGACAMILADEKTAMELTDRPVWITGFGSCYENHNLGDRDLGNPFALPKAAQQAFEMAGIKNPAEEVDLLELSSHFSYQTPLWLEALGFCEKGKGPQAFSLPKHQSPWPKPIDPSGGLLSGVPRYVAGANRVLEAFLQLRKEAGAVQVPGEPKLALAHGTYGPAGQHHCVIILERGF; encoded by the coding sequence ATGAAGGTTGGCATAGTGGCTGTGTCACAGACACCTTTTGGGGAGCAGAACTCATGGAGGCCCCAGGAGCTAACCTACCTTGCCGTGAAAGAGGTGCTTGCCCAAGCGGGTCTTGAATTCAGAAAAGGTTACGAATTCATAGTCACCTGCAGTGCAGATCACTGGGATGGAAAGACCCTTTCAGACGTGGAACATGGGGAGGTGGCAGGAGCTCATCTGGGTCCTGGAGAGGTGAAGGTCTCCATGGATGGAGCCAATGCAGTTGTCCTGGGGGCCATCAAGATCCTCTCAGGCCGAGCCCGCAAGGTGCTTGTGACTGCCTGCTGCAAGGAAACACAGGTCCTGGATCCAAGGGTAATAGAGAACTTCGGATTCGACGCCCCGTACCAGCAGCCCCTAGGATTGGATTTCATACAGGCCGCAGCTCTTCAGGCCAGCACATACATGCATAGGTACGGCCTGCCTCGTGAAGACCTGGCCAGGGTGGCTGTGGCCGAAAGGAGTGCAGGCCTAAAAAACCAGAGGATGGCTGTAAAGGAAGCTCTGACACTTGATCAGGTGATGGAAGCCAGCATGCTGGCCTTTCCCATAACTGAGCAGGAGATGAGGCCTCCTTGCGATGGGGCCTGTGCCATGATTCTGGCAGATGAGAAAACAGCAATGGAATTGACGGACCGTCCGGTGTGGATAACCGGATTCGGCTCTTGCTACGAGAATCACAATCTGGGTGACAGGGATCTTGGGAATCCATTTGCCTTGCCAAAGGCTGCCCAACAGGCCTTTGAGATGGCAGGTATAAAAAACCCGGCAGAGGAAGTGGACTTGCTGGAACTCTCGTCCCACTTCTCGTACCAGACGCCCTTGTGGCTTGAAGCACTTGGATTTTGCGAAAAAGGCAAGGGTCCTCAAGCATTTTCACTCCCCAAGCATCAGAGCCCATGGCCTAAACCCATTGATCCCTCAGGAGGGCTCCTCTCAGGCGTCCCCAGATATGTTGCAGGAGCCAACCGGGTCTTGGAGGCCTTCCTTCAGCTAAGAAAAGAGGCAGGGGCCGTGCAGGTGCCAGGGGAGCCCAAATTGGCCCTGGCCCACGGCACTTACGGCCCGGCCGGGCAGCACCATTGCGTTATTATCTTGGAGAGGGGGTTCTAG
- a CDS encoding TRAP transporter large permease subunit, producing MDTWLLSLLAFGVMGVMLSMGVPIAFALAGVAIAGTLLTWGPQGLYMIPKTAYAEVTNYLIIAVPLFVLMSNLLQHSGLAEQLYEAVYRWMGRLRGGLAIGTVLICAVFAAMAGISSVATVSMGLIALPSMLKRGYQKEMAIGTISAGGALGILIPPSVIMIIYGAMAEVSIGQLFMGGILPGLLLACLFCVYVGVRCWLNPNLGPPVQERYTLMKKLVVLKGILLPFLLILSVLGVIYTGVATPTEAAGIGAFGALVCALVHRRLTWKGFQQALCSTTSLTAMVLWIMIGAVCFTRLLAYMGFSDLIKEAIEALPVSRWVVLAGMQLTFFILGMFLDPAGIIMLTTPIFVPVVGALGFDPVWFGVLFTINMEMAYLTPPFGFNLFIMKGVVPRGITMDDIYRSIWPFVALQALGLVLCMIFPEIILWIPASMKR from the coding sequence ATGGACACCTGGCTCTTGAGCCTCCTCGCCTTTGGTGTCATGGGAGTAATGCTCTCCATGGGAGTTCCCATAGCCTTTGCCCTAGCCGGGGTGGCCATAGCCGGAACGCTTCTGACGTGGGGCCCCCAGGGACTTTACATGATTCCCAAGACAGCTTACGCAGAGGTGACCAATTACCTGATCATAGCGGTTCCCCTGTTTGTTTTGATGTCCAACCTGCTCCAGCACTCGGGCCTGGCCGAGCAGCTTTACGAAGCAGTGTACAGGTGGATGGGAAGGCTGCGGGGAGGACTTGCCATAGGCACTGTGCTGATATGTGCTGTGTTTGCAGCCATGGCAGGCATAAGCTCTGTGGCAACCGTGAGCATGGGACTCATAGCCCTTCCCTCCATGCTCAAGAGGGGATACCAGAAGGAGATGGCCATTGGAACCATCTCCGCAGGGGGTGCCCTGGGAATACTCATCCCACCCAGTGTGATAATGATCATTTATGGGGCCATGGCAGAGGTCTCCATAGGTCAGCTCTTCATGGGTGGCATACTTCCAGGGCTTTTGCTGGCTTGTCTTTTTTGTGTTTATGTTGGAGTGCGTTGCTGGCTGAATCCCAATCTGGGTCCCCCTGTGCAGGAACGTTACACCTTGATGAAAAAGCTCGTGGTACTCAAGGGCATCCTTTTGCCTTTTCTTCTTATATTGAGCGTCTTGGGGGTCATCTACACCGGGGTTGCCACTCCCACCGAGGCAGCCGGCATAGGGGCTTTCGGGGCTCTTGTTTGCGCTCTTGTACACAGGAGGCTGACTTGGAAAGGCTTTCAGCAGGCCCTTTGTTCCACCACCAGCCTGACTGCCATGGTGCTTTGGATAATGATAGGAGCTGTTTGCTTCACCCGCCTCTTGGCCTATATGGGCTTCTCGGATCTGATAAAAGAGGCCATAGAAGCCCTGCCTGTCTCCAGGTGGGTGGTCCTGGCAGGAATGCAATTGACCTTCTTCATCCTCGGCATGTTCCTGGATCCTGCCGGGATCATAATGCTCACCACACCAATATTCGTTCCAGTAGTCGGAGCCCTGGGATTTGATCCTGTTTGGTTCGGCGTTCTTTTCACCATCAACATGGAAATGGCTTATCTTACGCCGCCCTTTGGCTTCAATCTTTTTATCATGAAAGGGGTGGTGCCCAGAGGAATCACAATGGATGACATATATCGTTCCATCTGGCCCTTTGTGGCCCTGCAGGCCCTGGGACTGGTACTGTGCATGATTTTTCCTGAAATAATTCTTTGGATCCCGGCCAGCATGAAAAGATGA
- a CDS encoding TRAP transporter small permease gives MILELTRKSINGISRLNRQVGQWVGLLNLLIMAAVVWEVFCRYLLRSPTSWATEINQYLLAALALLAGGYALLEERHVRVDILYRRFSPGTRAAVDLFTSILVIVFCAVLLWHGSEFALDALKKGKRSMSLLELPLFPSMALVPVGGALLGLQAAAKLCQSILAIMAKEDSPQEDLPGH, from the coding sequence ATGATCCTTGAGCTGACCCGCAAATCCATAAACGGCATATCCAGGCTGAACAGGCAGGTAGGCCAGTGGGTGGGATTGCTTAACCTGCTCATCATGGCAGCAGTGGTCTGGGAAGTCTTCTGCCGTTATCTGCTGCGATCTCCCACTTCCTGGGCCACAGAAATCAATCAATATTTGCTGGCGGCCCTGGCCCTTCTGGCTGGAGGATATGCACTGTTGGAGGAACGACATGTTCGGGTTGACATTCTTTACAGAAGGTTTTCTCCGGGCACCAGGGCCGCCGTGGATTTGTTTACCTCCATATTAGTCATTGTTTTCTGTGCAGTACTTTTGTGGCACGGCTCTGAATTCGCTCTGGATGCCTTGAAAAAGGGGAAGCGATCCATGAGCCTTTTGGAGCTTCCACTGTTTCCATCCATGGCGTTGGTGCCAGTGGGAGGCGCGCTGTTGGGCCTTCAGGCCGCAGCCAAACTGTGTCAATCCATACTGGCAATAATGGCCAAAGAAGATTCTCCCCAGGAGGATCTCCCGGGCCACTGA
- the dctP gene encoding TRAP transporter substrate-binding protein DctP, with protein sequence MKKARVVLGLVSILGILVLNWPVWASTVIRVQSVYPEKTYGPELLKLLAEKVKEYSAGEVEFKLFWPGQLVSAEEGLDALGKGMIEGLYAAAIYYGGTIPESKVEWLPLNWRTPQDVLEIYTKHGYLKKMREFSAKHQAYYLYPIMTGSMGAMTKFPVSKVDDFKGKKLRATGVDGQLAQAIGAAPVALVGPEAYTALKMGTVEGTIYPYYTIKTYKYDEVVDHIILPGFHTPSLTVVWLNLKVWEKLSPKAKEALERAGKEIFELSAQKSQLWDQEALEYSKQRNVKVMTLAEEEVKKIKEMCKPIYEKVAEASPGAKELIKILEDYYKGR encoded by the coding sequence ATGAAAAAGGCAAGAGTGGTGCTTGGACTGGTCTCAATCCTTGGGATCCTGGTATTGAATTGGCCTGTTTGGGCCTCCACGGTGATCAGGGTCCAATCGGTTTATCCTGAGAAGACCTATGGCCCAGAACTCCTCAAGCTCCTGGCAGAAAAAGTCAAGGAGTACAGCGCCGGGGAAGTGGAATTCAAGCTCTTCTGGCCGGGCCAGTTAGTGAGCGCCGAAGAGGGCCTAGATGCCTTGGGCAAGGGAATGATAGAGGGGCTCTATGCTGCAGCCATATACTACGGCGGCACAATACCCGAGTCCAAGGTGGAGTGGCTGCCCCTGAACTGGCGAACCCCCCAAGATGTGCTGGAGATATATACCAAGCATGGGTACCTCAAGAAGATGCGAGAGTTCTCGGCCAAACACCAGGCCTACTATCTGTACCCCATAATGACAGGCTCCATGGGGGCCATGACCAAGTTTCCAGTCTCCAAGGTGGATGACTTCAAAGGTAAGAAGCTCAGAGCCACTGGCGTGGATGGCCAACTGGCCCAGGCCATAGGAGCTGCCCCTGTGGCCTTGGTAGGGCCAGAGGCGTACACCGCCCTGAAAATGGGCACGGTGGAAGGCACCATATACCCCTACTATACCATCAAGACCTACAAGTATGATGAAGTGGTGGATCATATAATCCTGCCTGGATTTCACACTCCTTCCCTGACCGTGGTGTGGCTGAATCTCAAGGTCTGGGAAAAGCTCTCCCCCAAGGCCAAAGAAGCATTGGAAAGAGCCGGAAAGGAAATCTTTGAGCTCAGTGCCCAGAAAAGTCAGCTTTGGGATCAGGAAGCCCTGGAGTACTCCAAGCAACGTAATGTGAAGGTCATGACCCTTGCCGAAGAGGAAGTAAAGAAGATCAAGGAAATGTGTAAACCCATCTATGAGAAGGTGGCCGAAGCCTCTCCAGGAGCCAAAGAGCTCATAAAGATCCTGGAGGATTACTACAAGGGCAGGTGA
- a CDS encoding XRE family transcriptional regulator produces MAKDKPEKIMERLAEKIKRVRQESGLSLKEFGQLAGVAPSTVQKIESGKMVPSILVLMKITRGLNRSLHYFLEDEEQPPEVRLVRWQQRKKSANPEIGAIIESIARPLKDPLLDAYVLRIEPGGKVRGGPLSHSGEELVYCYKGKVEFVIGGSLYVLNRRDTIHFKAALPHQWRNLSPKESVLIMVNSPPWFS; encoded by the coding sequence ATGGCCAAGGACAAACCCGAAAAGATAATGGAGAGACTGGCAGAGAAGATAAAGAGAGTCCGCCAGGAATCAGGCCTTTCTCTCAAGGAATTCGGACAGCTTGCAGGGGTGGCTCCCAGTACGGTCCAAAAGATAGAAAGCGGAAAGATGGTGCCCTCCATATTGGTGCTCATGAAGATCACCAGGGGCCTTAACCGGTCCCTCCACTACTTTTTGGAAGATGAAGAGCAACCACCAGAGGTGCGCCTGGTGAGATGGCAGCAGAGGAAAAAATCTGCCAACCCAGAGATAGGTGCCATCATAGAGAGTATCGCCAGGCCCCTCAAGGATCCTCTTTTGGATGCCTATGTGCTTCGCATAGAGCCCGGTGGGAAAGTGAGGGGCGGGCCTCTTTCCCATTCGGGCGAGGAGTTGGTCTACTGTTACAAGGGCAAGGTGGAGTTTGTCATAGGAGGCAGCCTCTATGTGCTCAACCGCAGGGATACGATTCACTTCAAGGCTGCCTTGCCTCACCAGTGGAGAAACCTCAGTCCCAAAGAGTCTGTACTTATCATGGTCAATTCGCCGCCTTGGTTTTCCTGA